The proteins below come from a single Panicum hallii strain FIL2 chromosome 7, PHallii_v3.1, whole genome shotgun sequence genomic window:
- the LOC112900617 gene encoding uncharacterized protein LOC112900617 — protein sequence MDTYIAEIRKLENKFSGLEIHHVIRDNNVGMDVLSKLGSDRANVPLGVFVHELHHPSIKIPDQSIIIQGPIEPDREVVMIKVDWQVTFIDFIKEHKLPPGINKKSNEAACILRWSKGYVLVGDNLYKC from the coding sequence ATGGACACGTACATCGCAgagatacgcaagctcgagaacaagttttCAGGCctggaaattcatcatgtgatCCGCGACAACAACGTGGGGATGGATGTGCTCTCGAAGCTGGGCTCCGATCGAGCAAATGTCCCACTAGGAGTTTTTGTCCACGAGCTacatcacccatccatcaagataCCAGATCAAAGCATCATCATCCAGGGTCCAATAGAACCTGATCGAGAGGTCGTGATGATCAAGGTTGACTGGCAGGTgacttttatcgacttcatcaaggagcacaaactaccccccggcaTCAACAAGAAGAGCAACGAGGCTGCATGCATCTTAAGGTGGAGCAAAGGGTACGTTCTGGTCGGTGACAACCTATACAAATGTtga